The Malus domestica chromosome 10, GDT2T_hap1 genome contains a region encoding:
- the LOC103445840 gene encoding (13S,14R)-1,13-dihydroxy-N-methylcanadine 13-O-acetyltransferase AT1-like produces MATESVEVETVEKQTVKPSSQTPHVLRNFKLSLLDQFSPVAYIPFLLFYPNVVSTTTSNVSTHSVKAINERYQHLIKSLSEILTHYYPLAGRIKGNVVIVCNDDGAEFVKAHVKCSLSEILEHPDAEMLRRLLPIEPESTEAVTGKLLAVQVNLFECGGMAIGLTISHKIADASTVCTFINSWAATAHKSNKVMLPQFGVASLFPPLDFSDSEPPSMIYVKEKCTTRRYVFDDSKISVLQSKVSSSLVPKPTRVEAISALIWKCAIEASPKSSSNTLGSSPVRPSIFHQAVNLRKRVTPPLPDNLAGNLLVLSTSKAEESTTSVFDLKDLVAKIRAGIEEMKECATKLVDPNEAMQVLTEYRTNLMKDQEIETYSCTSWCRFPFYGADFGWGMPSWVSFAGCSVKNLFGFMDKRDCNGIETWLTLSEESMALFESKPKLLAYASLNTRVTC; encoded by the coding sequence ATGGCCACAGAATCCGTCGAGGTTGAAACCGTTGAGAAGCAAACAGTTAAACCATCCTCCCAAACTCCTCATGTCCTTAGAAATTTTAAGCTCTCTCTTTTGGATCAGTTTTCTCCTGTAGCTTACATCCCATTCCTTCTCTTCTATCCCAATGTTGTTAGTACTACTACCAGTAACGTCAGTACTCATAGTGTCAAGGCCATCAATGAAAGATATCAGCATCTAATAAAATCATTATCTGAAATTCTCACTCACTACTACCCTTTAGCAGGAAGAATCAAAGGTAATGTCGTGATCGTATGTAATGATGATGGAGCTGAATTCGTGAAAGCCCATGTCAAGTGTTCCTTATCGGAGATTTTGGAACACCCAGATGCTGAAATGTTAAGACGATTACTTCCAATTGAGCCTGAGTCCACAGAAGCAGTCACGGGCAAGTTGCTTGCTGTGCAAGTCAATTTGTTTGAGTGTGGAGGAATGGCTATTGGATTGACCATTTCACATAAGATTGCTGATGCCTCAACTGTATGCACGTTCATCAATTCTTGGGCAGCAACAGCCCATAAATCCAACAAGGTAATGCTTCCCCAGTTTGGTGTTGCATCTCTTTTTCCACCCCTTGATTTCTCCGACTCGGAGCCACCATCCATGATATATGTTAAAGAAAAGTGCACAACTAGAAGGTATGTGTTTGATGACTCAAAGATTTCCGTTCTCCAATCTAAAGTATCCAGTTCACTTGTGCCCAAACCAACAAGGGTGGAAGCAATTTCAGCACTCATTTGGAAATGCGCGATTGAAGCATCGCCAAAGTCATCATCCAACACGTTGGGGTCTAGTCCAGTAAGGCCATCTATATTTCATCAAGCTGTGAACTTACGCAAAAGGGTTACACCGCCCTTGCCAGATAACTTGGCTGGGAATCTTCTTGTTTTATCTACATCAAAGGCCGAAGAAAGTACTACCAGTGTGTTTGATTTAAAAGACTTGGTTGCGAAAATCCGGGCCGGGattgaagaaatgaaagaatGTGCTACAAAATTAGTTGATCCTAATGAGGCAATGCAAGTGTTGACCGAGTACCGCACAAACCTGATGAAAGATCAGGAGATTGAAACTTATAGCTGCACAAGTTGGTGTAGGTTTCCTTTCTATGGAGCGGATTTCGGATGGGGAATGCCATCATGGGTGAGTTTTGCTGGTTGTTCAGTTAAGAATTTATTTGGTTTCATGGACAAAAGAGACTGCAATGGGATTGAAACATGGTTGACCCTAAGCGAAGAAAGCATGGCATTATTTGAAAGCAAACCGAAGCTGCTAGCATATGCTTCTCTGAATACAAGGGTCACTTGCTGA
- the LOC103445781 gene encoding thaumatin-like protein 1 isoform X2, translated as MKFEALISLVLVFLSGVYSAKFTFTNKCPNTVWPGTLTGGGGPQSLSTGFELASGASTSLTVQAPWSGRFWGRSHCSTDSSGKFKCSTGDCGSGQIPCNGAGASPPASLVELTLATNGGQDFYDVSLVDGFNLPIKLAPRGGSGDCKSTSCAANINTVCPAELSDKVSDGSVIGCKSACLALNQPQYCCTGAYGTPDTCPPTDFSKVFKKQCPQAYSYAYDDKSSTFTCFGGPNYEITFCP; from the exons ATGAAATTTGAAGCGTTAATCAGCCTTGTATTAGTCTTCCTCTCAG GGGTTTACTCGGCCAAGTTCACATTCACAAACAAATGTCCCAACACAGTTTGGCCAGGAACCCTAACCGGAGGCGGCGGCCCACAATCACTTTCCACTGGATTTGAGTTAGCCTCCGGTGCTTCAACATCACTGACTGTCCAAGCTCCGTGGTCCGGCCGCTTCTGGGGCCGCTCTCACTGCTCGACAGACTCCTCCGGAAAGTTCAAATGCTCAACAGGAGATTGTGGCTCTGGCCAAATACCCTGCAATGGTGCCGGTGCAAGTCCACCAGCATCCCTAGTGGAGTTAACCCTAGCAACCAACGGAGGACAAGATTTCTACGATGTTAGCCTTGTTGACGGCTTCAACTTGCCCATTAAGTTAGCCCCCAGAGGCGGCTCCGGTGACTGCAAATCCACAAGCTGCGCGGCCAATATAAACACTGTTTGTCCTGCCGAGTTGTCCGACAAAGTATCGGATGGGAGTGTGATTGGCTGCAAAAGTGCATGTTTGGCTTTAAATCAGCCCCAATATTGTTGCACTGGCGCTTATGGAACCCCTGATACATGCCCTCCTACTGACTTTTCAAAGGTCTTCAAGAAGCAGTGTCCCCAGGCTTATAGTTATGCTTATGATGACAAATCTAGTACTTTCACATGCTTTGGTGGCCCTAACTATGAAATTACCTTCTGCCCTTGA
- the LOC103445781 gene encoding thaumatin-like protein 1 isoform X1, producing the protein MKFEALISLVLVFLSEHAGVYSAKFTFTNKCPNTVWPGTLTGGGGPQSLSTGFELASGASTSLTVQAPWSGRFWGRSHCSTDSSGKFKCSTGDCGSGQIPCNGAGASPPASLVELTLATNGGQDFYDVSLVDGFNLPIKLAPRGGSGDCKSTSCAANINTVCPAELSDKVSDGSVIGCKSACLALNQPQYCCTGAYGTPDTCPPTDFSKVFKKQCPQAYSYAYDDKSSTFTCFGGPNYEITFCP; encoded by the exons ATGAAATTTGAAGCGTTAATCAGCCTTGTATTAGTCTTCCTCTCAG AGCATGCAGGGGTTTACTCGGCCAAGTTCACATTCACAAACAAATGTCCCAACACAGTTTGGCCAGGAACCCTAACCGGAGGCGGCGGCCCACAATCACTTTCCACTGGATTTGAGTTAGCCTCCGGTGCTTCAACATCACTGACTGTCCAAGCTCCGTGGTCCGGCCGCTTCTGGGGCCGCTCTCACTGCTCGACAGACTCCTCCGGAAAGTTCAAATGCTCAACAGGAGATTGTGGCTCTGGCCAAATACCCTGCAATGGTGCCGGTGCAAGTCCACCAGCATCCCTAGTGGAGTTAACCCTAGCAACCAACGGAGGACAAGATTTCTACGATGTTAGCCTTGTTGACGGCTTCAACTTGCCCATTAAGTTAGCCCCCAGAGGCGGCTCCGGTGACTGCAAATCCACAAGCTGCGCGGCCAATATAAACACTGTTTGTCCTGCCGAGTTGTCCGACAAAGTATCGGATGGGAGTGTGATTGGCTGCAAAAGTGCATGTTTGGCTTTAAATCAGCCCCAATATTGTTGCACTGGCGCTTATGGAACCCCTGATACATGCCCTCCTACTGACTTTTCAAAGGTCTTCAAGAAGCAGTGTCCCCAGGCTTATAGTTATGCTTATGATGACAAATCTAGTACTTTCACATGCTTTGGTGGCCCTAACTATGAAATTACCTTCTGCCCTTGA